A single Vigna radiata var. radiata cultivar VC1973A chromosome 8, Vradiata_ver6, whole genome shotgun sequence DNA region contains:
- the LOC106771013 gene encoding putative disease resistance protein RGA3 isoform X3 yields the protein MAEAVIEVVLGNLNSLVQKELGLFLGFDQDLERLASVFTTIKATLADAEEQQFSSRSIKDWLQKLKEAAYILDDILDECAYEALRLEYQGVKLCPSNKVKCSGLSTFHPKRTVFRYKIAKKMKRICERLEEIADERTKFHLAEMVPERRSGVIEWRQTSSFISEPHVYGREEDRDKLIDFLVHDASHDENLSVYPIIGLGGLGKTTLSQLIFNHERVRKHFEPRVWICVSEDFGLRRMTKAIIEAVSGHACEDLDLDPLQRKLQDLLQNKRYLLVLDDVWDDDPESWERLKSVLVCGALGASVLVTTRLTKVAAIMGTVPPHELSNLSDNDCWRLFKHRAFVADEVELEELVVVGKEIVKKCGGVPLAAKVLGGLLRFKREVREWLKVKESNIWGLTHNIMPALRLSYLNLPIHLKQCFAYCAIFPKDERIEKQYLVELWMTNGFISSDGKLDAEDVGDGIWNELYWRSFFQDIEKDEFGEVESFKMHDLVYDLAQFVAEEVCCITNDDDIHALFERKRIHHLSDYGWEFHPAQLHQVKSLRTYLGKNVQLSPDVVKCYSLRLLQFKPRKELLSAIGDLKHLRFFGETL from the exons ATGGCTGAAGCAGTAATTGAAGTTGTGCTAGGAAATTTGAACTCACTTGTTCAAAAAGAATTGGGACTGTTTTTGGGTTTTGATCAAGACTTAGAAAGGCTTGCCAGCGTGTTCACCACAATCAAGGCTACCCTTGCTGATGCTGAAGAGCAACAATTCTCCAGCAGATCTATAAAGGATTGGCTACAAAAGCTAAAAGAAGCCGCTTACATTCTTGATGACATTTTGGACGAGTGTGCCTATGAAGCATTGAGATTGGAGTACCAAGGAGTCAAACTTTGTCCATCAAACAAGGTAAAATGCTCTGGCTTGTCCACTTTTCATCCCAAGCGTACTGTTTTCCGTTATAAAATAgccaagaaaatgaaaaggataTGCGAGAGATTGGAAGAAATTGCTGATGAAAGGACTAAGTTTCATTTGGCCGAGATGGTTCCTGAGAGAAGAAGTGGAGTAATTGAGTGGCGCCAAACAAGCTCATTCATTTCCGAACCACATGTGTATGGAAGAGAAGAAGATCGGGATAAACTTATAGATTTCTTGGTTCATGATGCTTCTCATGATGAGAATCTATCAGTCTATCCAATCATAGGTTTAGGTGGACTTGGAAAAACAACACTTTCCCAACTCATCTTCAATCATGAGAGGGTAAGAAAACACTTTGAACCAAGAGTTTGGATATGTGTTTCGGAAGATTTTGGTTTGAGGAGAATGACCAAAGCTATCATTGAAGCAGTGTCTGGGCATGCCTGTGAAGATTTAGATCTAGATCCACTGCAAAGAAAACTTCAAGATCTGCTCCAAAATAAGAGGTATTTGCTTGTTTTGGATGACGTATGGGACGATGATCCAGAAAGTTGGGAGAGGTTGAAATCAGTTTTGGTTTGTGGGGCGTTGGGTGCCTCCGTTTTGGTGACTACTCGTCTTACAAAGGTTGCTGCAATCATGGGAACAGTGCCACCTCATGAATTATCAAATCTATCTGACAATGATTGTTGGAGATTGTTTAAACACAGAGCTTTTGTAGCGGATGAAGTAGAACTGGAGGAGCTTGTAGTGGTAGGTAAGGAGATAGTAAAGAAATGTGGGGGAGTTCCTCTGGCAGCAAAAGTGCTAGGAGGTCTTCTACGCTTCAAAAGAGAGGTAAGAGAGTGGCTCAAAGTTAAGGAAAGCAACATCTGGGGTTTAACGCACAATATAATGCCTGCCTTAAGATTAAGTTACTTGAACTTACCTATACATCTTAAGCAATGTTTTGCTTATTGTGCAATATTTCCCAAAGATGAAAGAATAGAAAAGCAATATTTAGTTGAACTTTGGATGACTAATGGATTCATTTCCTCCGATGGAAAGTTAGATGCTGAAGATGTTGGTGATGGTATCTGGAATGAATTGTACTGGAGATCATTTTTTCAAGACATTGAGAAAGATGAATTTGGCGAAGTTGAAAGTTTCAAGATGCATGATCTTGTTTATGATCTTGCACAATTTGTTGCAGAGGAGGTTTGTTGTATCACAAACGACGATGACATACATGctttatttgaaagaaaaagaatccaCCATTTATCAGACTATGGATGGGAGTTTCATCCAGCTCAGTTGCATCAAGTGAAATCTTTAAGGACTTACTTAGGAAAAAATGTCCAACTTTCTCCGGACGTGGTGAAATGTTATTCTTTAAGGCTGCTTCAGTTTAAACCACGGAAAGAATTGTTATCTGCAATTGGTGATTTGAAACATCTAAG ATTTTTTGGCGAAACATTATGA
- the LOC106771013 gene encoding putative disease resistance protein RGA3 isoform X2 — MAEAVIEVVLGNLNSLVQKELGLFLGFDQDLERLASVFTTIKATLADAEEQQFSSRSIKDWLQKLKEAAYILDDILDECAYEALRLEYQGVKLCPSNKVKCSGLSTFHPKRTVFRYKIAKKMKRICERLEEIADERTKFHLAEMVPERRSGVIEWRQTSSFISEPHVYGREEDRDKLIDFLVHDASHDENLSVYPIIGLGGLGKTTLSQLIFNHERVRKHFEPRVWICVSEDFGLRRMTKAIIEAVSGHACEDLDLDPLQRKLQDLLQNKRYLLVLDDVWDDDPESWERLKSVLVCGALGASVLVTTRLTKVAAIMGTVPPHELSNLSDNDCWRLFKHRAFVADEVELEELVVVGKEIVKKCGGVPLAAKVLGGLLRFKREVREWLKVKESNIWGLTHNIMPALRLSYLNLPIHLKQCFAYCAIFPKDERIEKQYLVELWMTNGFISSDGKLDAEDVGDGIWNELYWRSFFQDIEKDEFGEVESFKMHDLVYDLAQFVAEEVCCITNDDDIHALFERKRIHHLSDYGWEFHPAQLHQVKSLRTYLGKNVQLSPDVVKCYSLRLLQFKPRKELLSAIGDLKHLRLAIQVGARVTFSNGVLKKTLMKKTVQLRGKGG, encoded by the exons ATGGCTGAAGCAGTAATTGAAGTTGTGCTAGGAAATTTGAACTCACTTGTTCAAAAAGAATTGGGACTGTTTTTGGGTTTTGATCAAGACTTAGAAAGGCTTGCCAGCGTGTTCACCACAATCAAGGCTACCCTTGCTGATGCTGAAGAGCAACAATTCTCCAGCAGATCTATAAAGGATTGGCTACAAAAGCTAAAAGAAGCCGCTTACATTCTTGATGACATTTTGGACGAGTGTGCCTATGAAGCATTGAGATTGGAGTACCAAGGAGTCAAACTTTGTCCATCAAACAAGGTAAAATGCTCTGGCTTGTCCACTTTTCATCCCAAGCGTACTGTTTTCCGTTATAAAATAgccaagaaaatgaaaaggataTGCGAGAGATTGGAAGAAATTGCTGATGAAAGGACTAAGTTTCATTTGGCCGAGATGGTTCCTGAGAGAAGAAGTGGAGTAATTGAGTGGCGCCAAACAAGCTCATTCATTTCCGAACCACATGTGTATGGAAGAGAAGAAGATCGGGATAAACTTATAGATTTCTTGGTTCATGATGCTTCTCATGATGAGAATCTATCAGTCTATCCAATCATAGGTTTAGGTGGACTTGGAAAAACAACACTTTCCCAACTCATCTTCAATCATGAGAGGGTAAGAAAACACTTTGAACCAAGAGTTTGGATATGTGTTTCGGAAGATTTTGGTTTGAGGAGAATGACCAAAGCTATCATTGAAGCAGTGTCTGGGCATGCCTGTGAAGATTTAGATCTAGATCCACTGCAAAGAAAACTTCAAGATCTGCTCCAAAATAAGAGGTATTTGCTTGTTTTGGATGACGTATGGGACGATGATCCAGAAAGTTGGGAGAGGTTGAAATCAGTTTTGGTTTGTGGGGCGTTGGGTGCCTCCGTTTTGGTGACTACTCGTCTTACAAAGGTTGCTGCAATCATGGGAACAGTGCCACCTCATGAATTATCAAATCTATCTGACAATGATTGTTGGAGATTGTTTAAACACAGAGCTTTTGTAGCGGATGAAGTAGAACTGGAGGAGCTTGTAGTGGTAGGTAAGGAGATAGTAAAGAAATGTGGGGGAGTTCCTCTGGCAGCAAAAGTGCTAGGAGGTCTTCTACGCTTCAAAAGAGAGGTAAGAGAGTGGCTCAAAGTTAAGGAAAGCAACATCTGGGGTTTAACGCACAATATAATGCCTGCCTTAAGATTAAGTTACTTGAACTTACCTATACATCTTAAGCAATGTTTTGCTTATTGTGCAATATTTCCCAAAGATGAAAGAATAGAAAAGCAATATTTAGTTGAACTTTGGATGACTAATGGATTCATTTCCTCCGATGGAAAGTTAGATGCTGAAGATGTTGGTGATGGTATCTGGAATGAATTGTACTGGAGATCATTTTTTCAAGACATTGAGAAAGATGAATTTGGCGAAGTTGAAAGTTTCAAGATGCATGATCTTGTTTATGATCTTGCACAATTTGTTGCAGAGGAGGTTTGTTGTATCACAAACGACGATGACATACATGctttatttgaaagaaaaagaatccaCCATTTATCAGACTATGGATGGGAGTTTCATCCAGCTCAGTTGCATCAAGTGAAATCTTTAAGGACTTACTTAGGAAAAAATGTCCAACTTTCTCCGGACGTGGTGAAATGTTATTCTTTAAGGCTGCTTCAGTTTAAACCACGGAAAGAATTGTTATCTGCAATTGGTGATTTGAAACATCTAAG GCTAGCTATTCAAGTGGGAGCTCGTGTAACTTTTTCAAATGGTGTTCTGAAGAAGACGTTGATGAAAAAGACTGTACAATTGCGAGGCAAAGGAGGATAA
- the LOC106771013 gene encoding disease resistance protein RGA2-like isoform X1 yields the protein MAEAVIEVVLGNLNSLVQKELGLFLGFDQDLERLASVFTTIKATLADAEEQQFSSRSIKDWLQKLKEAAYILDDILDECAYEALRLEYQGVKLCPSNKVKCSGLSTFHPKRTVFRYKIAKKMKRICERLEEIADERTKFHLAEMVPERRSGVIEWRQTSSFISEPHVYGREEDRDKLIDFLVHDASHDENLSVYPIIGLGGLGKTTLSQLIFNHERVRKHFEPRVWICVSEDFGLRRMTKAIIEAVSGHACEDLDLDPLQRKLQDLLQNKRYLLVLDDVWDDDPESWERLKSVLVCGALGASVLVTTRLTKVAAIMGTVPPHELSNLSDNDCWRLFKHRAFVADEVELEELVVVGKEIVKKCGGVPLAAKVLGGLLRFKREVREWLKVKESNIWGLTHNIMPALRLSYLNLPIHLKQCFAYCAIFPKDERIEKQYLVELWMTNGFISSDGKLDAEDVGDGIWNELYWRSFFQDIEKDEFGEVESFKMHDLVYDLAQFVAEEVCCITNDDDIHALFERKRIHHLSDYGWEFHPAQLHQVKSLRTYLGKNVQLSPDVVKCYSLRLLQFKPRKELLSAIGDLKHLRYLNLSHGNFQTLPESLCRLLNLQILKLDYCYTFKKLPDSLVRLKALQQLSLKDCKLLSRLAPYIGKLTSLRNLSMYLVGEGRGFLLAELGPLKLKGCIDIKHLERVKSMNDAKESNMSSKQLNKLTLRWKGFREGELARNDEEVLEALKPCNQTLQSLRLEGYQGLNFPQWMSSPCFKSLTYLKLWFCRNCIKLPVLRKLPSLKRLVIGGAKYVKYVQEESNDDDDHVAFMALEYLSLESLPSLIRLSSEDGENQFPCLFTLKVNDCPNFSLHGLHSLKTLEIMRLPKLKVWPGLQCLTSLEVLGITGCDEVEGLQYMTALKKLSLRNLPNMESLPDCFGELSLLRELSIVGCYKLMRLSTSLSLSSVEVLSILDCNLELSKRCEKENGEDWPIIAHIPHLYV from the coding sequence ATGGCTGAAGCAGTAATTGAAGTTGTGCTAGGAAATTTGAACTCACTTGTTCAAAAAGAATTGGGACTGTTTTTGGGTTTTGATCAAGACTTAGAAAGGCTTGCCAGCGTGTTCACCACAATCAAGGCTACCCTTGCTGATGCTGAAGAGCAACAATTCTCCAGCAGATCTATAAAGGATTGGCTACAAAAGCTAAAAGAAGCCGCTTACATTCTTGATGACATTTTGGACGAGTGTGCCTATGAAGCATTGAGATTGGAGTACCAAGGAGTCAAACTTTGTCCATCAAACAAGGTAAAATGCTCTGGCTTGTCCACTTTTCATCCCAAGCGTACTGTTTTCCGTTATAAAATAgccaagaaaatgaaaaggataTGCGAGAGATTGGAAGAAATTGCTGATGAAAGGACTAAGTTTCATTTGGCCGAGATGGTTCCTGAGAGAAGAAGTGGAGTAATTGAGTGGCGCCAAACAAGCTCATTCATTTCCGAACCACATGTGTATGGAAGAGAAGAAGATCGGGATAAACTTATAGATTTCTTGGTTCATGATGCTTCTCATGATGAGAATCTATCAGTCTATCCAATCATAGGTTTAGGTGGACTTGGAAAAACAACACTTTCCCAACTCATCTTCAATCATGAGAGGGTAAGAAAACACTTTGAACCAAGAGTTTGGATATGTGTTTCGGAAGATTTTGGTTTGAGGAGAATGACCAAAGCTATCATTGAAGCAGTGTCTGGGCATGCCTGTGAAGATTTAGATCTAGATCCACTGCAAAGAAAACTTCAAGATCTGCTCCAAAATAAGAGGTATTTGCTTGTTTTGGATGACGTATGGGACGATGATCCAGAAAGTTGGGAGAGGTTGAAATCAGTTTTGGTTTGTGGGGCGTTGGGTGCCTCCGTTTTGGTGACTACTCGTCTTACAAAGGTTGCTGCAATCATGGGAACAGTGCCACCTCATGAATTATCAAATCTATCTGACAATGATTGTTGGAGATTGTTTAAACACAGAGCTTTTGTAGCGGATGAAGTAGAACTGGAGGAGCTTGTAGTGGTAGGTAAGGAGATAGTAAAGAAATGTGGGGGAGTTCCTCTGGCAGCAAAAGTGCTAGGAGGTCTTCTACGCTTCAAAAGAGAGGTAAGAGAGTGGCTCAAAGTTAAGGAAAGCAACATCTGGGGTTTAACGCACAATATAATGCCTGCCTTAAGATTAAGTTACTTGAACTTACCTATACATCTTAAGCAATGTTTTGCTTATTGTGCAATATTTCCCAAAGATGAAAGAATAGAAAAGCAATATTTAGTTGAACTTTGGATGACTAATGGATTCATTTCCTCCGATGGAAAGTTAGATGCTGAAGATGTTGGTGATGGTATCTGGAATGAATTGTACTGGAGATCATTTTTTCAAGACATTGAGAAAGATGAATTTGGCGAAGTTGAAAGTTTCAAGATGCATGATCTTGTTTATGATCTTGCACAATTTGTTGCAGAGGAGGTTTGTTGTATCACAAACGACGATGACATACATGctttatttgaaagaaaaagaatccaCCATTTATCAGACTATGGATGGGAGTTTCATCCAGCTCAGTTGCATCAAGTGAAATCTTTAAGGACTTACTTAGGAAAAAATGTCCAACTTTCTCCGGACGTGGTGAAATGTTATTCTTTAAGGCTGCTTCAGTTTAAACCACGGAAAGAATTGTTATCTGCAATTGGTGATTTGAAACATCTAAGGTACTTAAATCTTTCTCATGGTAATTTCCAAACTCTTCCAGAATCCCTATGTAGATTACTGAATTTACAGATACTGAAATTAGATTATTGTTATACTTTCAAAAAGTTGCCTGACAGTTTGGTACGCTTAAAAGCCCTGCAACAACTGTCTCTTAAAGACTGCAAGTTGCTATCACGCTTGGCACCTTATATAGGGAAGTTAACTTCCTTAAGGAATTTATCCATGTACTTAGTTGGCGAGGGAAGAGGGTTCTTGTTAGCAGAATTGGGACCACTAAAGCTTAAAGGATGTATTGACATCAAACATCTAGAGAGAGTGAAAAGTATGAATGATGCCAAAGAAAGCAATATGTCAAGTAAGCAGCTGAATAAGTTGACGTTGAGATGGAAGGGTTTCAGAGAGGGGGAGTTAGCAAGAAATGACGAGGAGGTTCTTGAAGCCCTTAAACCATGTAACCAGACTCTCCAGAGTTTGAGACTGGAAGGTTACCAAGGTCTCAATTTCCCACAATGGATGTCTAGTCCTTGTTTCAAAAGTTTAACTTATCTAAAGCTGTGGTTTTGCAGAAACTGTATAAAACTTCCGGTGTTGAGGAAATTACCTTCGCTAAAGAGGCTAGTGATAGGTGGGgcaaaatatgtaaaatacgTGCAGGAAGAGTCCaacgatgatgatgatcatgttGCTTTCATGGCTCTAGAATATCTATCATTAGAAAGTCTTCCAAGCCTAATAAGGTTATCAAGTGAGGATGGAGAAAACCAATTTCCGTGCCTTTTCACACTTAAAGTTAACGATTGTCCAAACTTTTCTCTGCATGGTTTGCACTCTCTCAAGACATTAGAAATTATGAGGCTTCCTAAGTTGAAAGTGTGGCCAGGTTTGCAATGCTTAACCTCTCTTGAGGTTTTGGGGATTACCGGATGTGATGAGGTGGAAGGTTTACAATATATGACTGCATTAAAGAAGTTATCACTGAGGAATCTTCCAAACATGGAATCCTTGCCTGACTGCTTTGGAGAGCTTTCCTTGCTTCGTGAATTAAGCATTGTTGGGTGTTACAAGTTGATGCGTCTTTCAACAAGCCTAAGCCTTAGTAGTGTGGAAGTATTGAGTATTCTAGATTGCAATCTTGAGTTAAGCAAACGATGTGAGAAGGAAAACGGAGAGGACTGGCCCATAATAGCTCACATTCCCCATCTCTATGTCTAA